GGAGTACAACGCGACCCGCTCGCGGGCCGGCAGCTTCATGGGGCTGGCCACCCACCCCGAACTGGCCACCGAGGTGACGCTGCAGCCCCTGGAGCGCTATCCGCTGGACGCGGCCATCCTGTTCAGCGACATCCTGACGGTGCCCGACGCGATGGGCCTGGGCTTGAGCTTCGCGGCCGGCGAGGGGCCGCGCTTCGCCTCCCCGGTGCGCGACGAGGCGGCCGTGGCCCGCCTGGCGGTGCCCGACCTGGCGAAGCTGCAATACGTGTTCGACGCCGTCACCAGCATCCGCCGCGCCCTGCAGGGGCGGGTGCCGTTGATCGGCTTCTCGGGCAGCCCCTGGACACTGGCCTGCTACATGGTGGAGGGCGCCGGTTCGGACGACTACCGCCTGGTCAAGACCATGCTGTACCAGCGCCCCGACCTGATGCACCGCATCCTCGCCATCAATGCCGACGCGGTCGCGGCCTACCTGAATGCGCAGATCGATGCCGGCGCCCAGGCCGTGATGATCTTCGACTCCTGGGGGGGCGTGCTCGCCGACGGCGCGTTCCAGGCCTTCAGCCTGGCCTACACCCAGCGGGTGCTGGCTCAGCTCAGGCGCGAGCACGACGGCCAGCGTATTCCGCGCATCGTCTTCACCAAGGGGGGCGGCCTGTGGTTGGATGAGATCGCTGCCAGCGACACCGATGCGGTCGGCGTCGACTGGACCGTCAACCTCGCGCAGGCCCGTGCGCGCATCGGCCACCGGGTGGCGCTGCAGGGCAACCTGGATCCTGCCGTCTTGTTCGCCTCGGCCGAGCAGATCCATGCCGAGGTCGGCAAGGTGATCGACAGCTTCGGCAACCCCCGCAACGCCGACGGCAGCCATGCCGGGCATGTCTTCAACCTGGGCCATGGCATCAGCCAGTTCACCCCGCCGGACAGCGTCGCTGTACTGGTCGAGGCAGTCCACGAGCATTCCCGGCGGGTGCGACAGGCGGGAGCCGGGGCCTGACCGGCTTGTGCGCGAAGCGCACCGGGTAACCCCTCAGGCCGTACCAGTGGCCTTGACTTATCCCCAAAAAAAGCGGTGCCTGTCAAATCTTATTGGACTTGTGCAGGCTCTGGGAGTAAGTCGGGAAGTGCTCGCTAAGTTATTGATTTTTATAGAGACGACAGCACTGCACGATGGGGCATCAAACTAAGCGGAGCCGCGCGGGACAAGCATTTAGCGCCGGTTTTCGCAGCTTGCCCACAAAGTTATCCACACGATCGGTGGATAGCTGCAAAAGACGTTTCTTTTCAAGCGCTTACGGTCGGGTCTGAAAGAGCTGGCGGAAATGACAGGGCTAAATGAGTGAGTCCCAGGTGCTGGGGGTGGTGGTCGATGCTCCCCAATACAGTGCCTTGCGGGGGCCGCTGAGCTATCTCAGCGAGCGAGCGTGGGCGCCCGGCACGCTGGTGCAGGTGCCGCTCGGGCGGCGCACGGTGTGCGGGGTGGTGTGGGCCTGCGGCGACTCGCCGGGCACTGCGGACGGCGTCGAATTGCGCCCGGTGGGTGAAGTGCTGGCCAGCCTGCCGCCCCTGCCGGCGGCCTGGTGCCAGCTGGTGGCCTTCACCGCGGCCTACTACCAGCGAGGCATTGGCGAAGTGGCCCTGTCGGTGCTGCCACCGGAGCTGCGCAAGCTCAGCGATGCGCAGCTGCTGCAGCGCCTGAGGAAGCTGCAGAAACTGCAGCCGGCCGGCGGCAGTGAGCCGGTGCTGCCGGCTCTCACGCCGCAGCAGGCGCAGGCCCTGGCCCAGCTCGAGCCGGGTCGGTCGCAGGTGGCGCTGCTGCATGGCAGCACCGGCAGTGGCAAGACCGAGGTCTACCTGCGCGCCGTGGCACAGGCGCTGGCGGCCGGGCGGCAGGCCCTGGTGCTGGTGCCGGAGATCAATCTCACGCCCCAGCTGGAGGCGCGCTTCGCCGAGCGCTTCCCGCAGCGCCTGATCGTCTCGCTGCACAGCGGGCTGACGCCGGCGCAGCGGCTGAAGCACTGGCTGGCGGCCCACCTCGGGCAGGCGGACAT
This genomic stretch from Eleftheria terrae harbors:
- the hemE gene encoding uroporphyrinogen decarboxylase, with product MFAPLQNDTFLRALLRQPTDHTPVWLMRQAGRYLPEYNATRSRAGSFMGLATHPELATEVTLQPLERYPLDAAILFSDILTVPDAMGLGLSFAAGEGPRFASPVRDEAAVARLAVPDLAKLQYVFDAVTSIRRALQGRVPLIGFSGSPWTLACYMVEGAGSDDYRLVKTMLYQRPDLMHRILAINADAVAAYLNAQIDAGAQAVMIFDSWGGVLADGAFQAFSLAYTQRVLAQLRREHDGQRIPRIVFTKGGGLWLDEIAASDTDAVGVDWTVNLAQARARIGHRVALQGNLDPAVLFASAEQIHAEVGKVIDSFGNPRNADGSHAGHVFNLGHGISQFTPPDSVAVLVEAVHEHSRRVRQAGAGA